The following proteins are co-located in the Macadamia integrifolia cultivar HAES 741 chromosome 3, SCU_Mint_v3, whole genome shotgun sequence genome:
- the LOC122073496 gene encoding WRKY transcription factor 71 — protein MSDEARDDVFHHNPFHYPSMYNQIVHGGVGETSSARDLRGSDPSFMSFTDCLHGSMDYNSLARAFEFSCSSPPDLFVSDSNSHKLSGGGGGGGGGGGGGSSGGGGQGDSVGTGCDISATANSSVSSSSSEAAAEEDSGKSKKGQQPKGSEDGPEKSKKVNNKPKKKGEKRQREPRFAFMTKSEVDHLEDGYRWRKYGQKAVKNSPYPRSYYRCTSQKCTVKKRVERSFQDPSIVITTYEGQHIHPIPSALRGNAAAAGLFAPSMLTTLRRPGPMFPHELLIQMPHPTNSQGDTSSMYTQNFTTIQQLHQFPDYGLLQDIVPPFFPKQQP, from the exons ATGTCTGATGAGGCCAGAGATGATGTTTTCCACCATAACCCATTTCACTATCCCTCCATGTATAACCAGATTGTTCATGGTGGGGTTGGGGAGACTTCATCAGCTAGGGATCTTCGTGGTTCTGATCCATCTTTCATGTCCTTCACTGACTGTTTACATGGCTCAATGGATTACAATTCACTAGCAAGAGCTTTCGAGTTTTCGTGTTCATCGCCGCCTGATTTGTTTGTTTCAGATAGTAATTCTCACAAGttgagtggtggtggtggtggtggtggcggtggtggtggtggtggtagtagtggtggtggtggtcagGGTGATTCAGTGGGGACTGGTTGTGACATTTCAGCAACAGCGAATTCatctgtgtcttcttcttctagtgaAGCTGCGGCTGAAGAAGACTCAGGGAAAAGCAAGAAAGGTCAACAGCCTAAAGGATCTGAAGATGGGCCAGAAAAATCTAAGAAAGT GAATAACAAGCccaaaaagaaaggagagaagaggcAAAGAGAACCGCGATTTGCTTTCATGACGAAAAGTGAGGTTGATCATCTTGAAGATGGATACAGATGGAGAAAATATGGGCAGAAGGCAGTGAAGAATAGTCCTTACCCAAG GAGCTATTATAGGTGCACTAGCCAGAAGTGTACAGTGAAGAAACGCGTCGAGAGATCATTTCAGGATCCATCTATTGTGATTACTACATATGAAGGCCAACACATCCATCCAATCCCTTCGGCACTTCGAGGGAATGCAGCGGCCGCCGGACTATTTGCACCTTCAATGTTAACAACACTGCGAAGGCCCGGACCAATGTTCCCCCATGAACTACTGATTCAAATGCCTCATCCCACAAATAGCCAAGGTGACACAAGCTCCATGTACACACAAAACTTTACTACTATTCAGCAGCTCCACCAGTTTCCTGACTATGGCCTTCTTCAAGACATAGTACCTCCCTTCTTCCCAAAGCAACAACCATGA